Proteins from one Ignavibacteriales bacterium genomic window:
- a CDS encoding pyridoxal-phosphate dependent enzyme, with protein MNNWSWQIENKEFLKKTIERCKKQKIILPKFSEMKNPETIPQKIQDKLPKVGMQDTDPLNLFRINWQNDSTTGKIGGINFLEIPQAITGIKARIIGLVGKFFPTGAHKVGASYGCLVPYLITGRFNPEYHKAVWPSTGNYCRGGVFNSRLLSVHGVAILPEEMSKERFSWLKNMGAEIYATPGCESNVKEIYDKCHELESKSDEYVIFNQFDQFGNTIWHYTVTGSTIEKLFNQIKKENQRVSGYVSATGSAGTIGAGDYLREKFPLLKVLAAEALQCPTLLMNGYGAHRIEGIGDKHIPWIHNVKNTDAVCAIDDEDPLRILRLFNEPEGKRWLIANGVKDDVIEKLSWLGISSVSNMLSSIKLAKYYEMNENDVIFTIFTDSKEMYNSRLEEMNQEWGKYSEHQSEVDWTSVIKKQTIDYFSELNYYDKKRIHNLKYFTWVEQQGKSVEELNAQWYDENYWEEKFAIVPVWDKLIDDFNKQVGLTE; from the coding sequence ATGAACAATTGGTCATGGCAAATTGAAAATAAAGAATTTCTAAAAAAGACGATTGAACGATGTAAGAAACAAAAAATAATTCTTCCGAAATTCAGCGAAATGAAAAATCCGGAAACCATTCCTCAAAAAATTCAAGATAAGCTTCCTAAAGTCGGAATGCAGGATACAGATCCGTTAAATTTATTTCGTATCAATTGGCAGAACGATTCTACAACAGGAAAAATCGGCGGAATAAATTTTTTAGAAATACCGCAAGCGATCACAGGAATTAAAGCACGTATCATTGGTCTGGTCGGTAAATTCTTCCCCACCGGCGCACACAAAGTCGGTGCTTCGTACGGTTGTCTTGTTCCTTATTTGATAACAGGAAGATTTAATCCTGAATATCATAAAGCTGTTTGGCCCTCAACGGGAAATTACTGCCGTGGCGGAGTTTTTAATTCGCGTTTGTTATCAGTTCACGGTGTTGCAATTCTTCCCGAAGAGATGAGTAAAGAAAGATTTAGCTGGCTTAAAAATATGGGCGCCGAAATTTATGCAACCCCAGGCTGCGAAAGTAATGTAAAAGAAATTTATGATAAATGTCATGAGTTAGAAAGTAAGAGTGATGAATATGTAATCTTCAACCAGTTCGATCAATTTGGAAATACAATCTGGCATTACACTGTTACCGGTTCAACAATCGAAAAACTTTTTAATCAAATTAAAAAAGAAAATCAAAGAGTAAGCGGATATGTAAGTGCAACTGGATCTGCAGGGACGATTGGTGCAGGCGATTATCTGCGTGAAAAATTTCCATTACTAAAAGTATTAGCCGCTGAAGCATTGCAGTGCCCAACACTTTTGATGAATGGCTACGGTGCGCATAGGATTGAAGGGATTGGCGATAAACATATACCATGGATTCACAATGTTAAAAACACAGACGCTGTATGCGCAATTGATGATGAAGATCCGTTAAGAATTTTAAGATTGTTCAATGAACCGGAAGGGAAAAGATGGTTGATAGCTAATGGTGTGAAGGATGATGTTATTGAAAAACTTTCCTGGCTTGGAATTTCTTCGGTCAGCAATATGCTTAGTTCAATTAAGCTTGCAAAGTATTACGAGATGAACGAGAACGATGTCATTTTTACGATCTTCACCGATTCAAAAGAAATGTACAACTCACGTTTGGAAGAAATGAATCAAGAATGGGGAAAATATTCCGAGCATCAAAGTGAAGTTGATTGGACTTCAGTGATCAAGAAACAAACGATTGACTATTTCAGTGAATTGAACTATTACGATAAGAAACGGATTCACAATCTAAAATATTTTACATGGGTAGAACAGCAGGGTAAATCAGTTGAAGAACTAAACGCTCAATGGTATGATGAAAATTATTGGGAGGAAAAATTTGCCATTGTTCCTGTGTGGGATAAACTAATTGATGATTTTAACAAACAAGTTGGATTAACAGAATAG